A genomic window from Vagococcus sp. CY52-2 includes:
- a CDS encoding AEC family transporter, whose protein sequence is MNIGEVIKTTMTDMNIISAITSTVFIILLGFFCRKKGIFSSEVGKILSKVVLSVALPALAFNAFMQDIKSETLKQGMNVLIWGIVIYIILIFVSKPLFMKYKGDKQDTLRVLTIFGSTTFFGTPIVSAIYGPIGVMFSSIFNIGYRIFLYSYGYIKMSGLKMELKNIKTMFLNPIVIATFAGLFIWIFQGYLPQVSVTNAEGVVNQVAFLRIDQTAVWLFKPMTYLAGLASPLAWLSIGATLGEVSFKDAASDKTSWYYSAMKVIVVPVINIVLLAILTMTHILPVSYEALATIVIMMAAPTATVAAAYAISFDKKPLLASNASLISTVLAVVMTPIWIVVLEMISKMGIF, encoded by the coding sequence ATGAATATAGGAGAAGTCATAAAAACTACCATGACTGATATGAATATTATCAGTGCGATAACATCAACAGTATTTATTATTTTATTAGGATTCTTTTGTCGCAAGAAAGGTATTTTCTCGTCAGAAGTAGGAAAAATTTTATCAAAAGTTGTTTTAAGTGTAGCTCTACCAGCCTTGGCATTTAACGCATTTATGCAAGATATTAAAAGTGAAACACTAAAACAAGGAATGAACGTGTTAATTTGGGGTATTGTCATTTATATTATTTTAATTTTCGTTTCTAAGCCATTATTTATGAAATATAAAGGCGACAAACAAGATACTCTACGCGTATTAACTATTTTTGGATCAACTACATTTTTTGGTACACCAATCGTTAGTGCTATTTACGGACCAATTGGTGTGATGTTTTCTTCAATCTTTAATATAGGTTACCGAATTTTCTTATACTCATATGGCTACATTAAAATGAGTGGATTAAAAATGGAGCTTAAAAATATAAAAACAATGTTTTTAAATCCAATTGTTATTGCAACGTTTGCTGGTTTATTCATTTGGATTTTCCAAGGATACTTACCACAAGTTAGTGTGACCAATGCAGAAGGTGTTGTGAATCAAGTGGCATTCTTACGTATTGATCAAACAGCAGTATGGTTATTTAAACCAATGACTTATTTAGCTGGATTAGCTTCACCACTTGCTTGGTTATCAATCGGGGCTACTTTAGGTGAAGTAAGCTTTAAAGATGCAGCTTCAGATAAAACATCTTGGTACTACAGTGCAATGAAGGTAATTGTTGTACCAGTTATAAACATTGTATTATTAGCGATTTTAACTATGACTCACATTTTACCAGTAAGTTACGAAGCATTAGCAACTATCGTCATCATGATGGCTGCACCAACAGCGACAGTAGCGGCTGCTTATGCGATTAGTTTTGATAAGAAACCACTTCTAGCTTCAAATGCTTCTCTTATTTCAACAGTATTAGCTGTTGTCATGACGCCAATATGGATTGTAGTGCTAGAAATGATTAGTAAAATGGGTATTTTTTAA
- a CDS encoding class I SAM-dependent methyltransferase: MLKTALHFSHQLLTECIILGDTVIDATMGNGHDTLFLSKLVGYTGHVYAFDIQDKAIESTQKKITAQSIQNTTLIKDGHEYAVNHLPKNTNIKAAIFNLGYLPRGDKHITTTSDTTITAINQLLSILEEGGRLILVLYSGHEEGMAEKSDVLTFAQTLPQDMYSVLTYQFINQQNNPPSVLCIEKKRA, translated from the coding sequence ATGCTTAAAACAGCACTTCATTTTAGTCACCAGCTTTTAACTGAATGTATTATCCTAGGTGATACAGTAATTGATGCGACAATGGGAAATGGACATGATACTCTATTTTTAAGCAAATTAGTTGGCTATACTGGACATGTTTATGCCTTTGATATTCAAGACAAAGCAATAGAAAGTACTCAAAAAAAGATAACAGCACAATCTATTCAAAATACAACGTTAATTAAAGATGGCCACGAGTATGCAGTCAATCACTTACCAAAAAATACTAACATTAAAGCTGCTATCTTTAACCTAGGTTACCTACCTCGTGGAGATAAACACATTACAACAACCAGTGATACAACAATAACTGCGATTAATCAGTTACTATCAATTTTAGAAGAAGGTGGTCGACTAATTCTTGTCCTCTATTCTGGTCACGAAGAAGGAATGGCTGAAAAATCAGACGTTTTAACCTTTGCTCAAACACTCCCACAGGATATGTACTCTGTTTTAACCTATCAATTTATCAATCAACAAAATAATCCCCCTTCTGTACTATGTATCGAAAAAAAGAGAGCCTAA
- a CDS encoding TIGR01212 family radical SAM protein (This family includes YhcC from E. coli K-12, an uncharacterized radical SAM protein.), producing MNVFTYKKGDSKRYYTWNTALREVFNEKVFKVPIDGGFDCPNRDGTVARGGCTFCSVSGSGDMIIAPSDPLPVQFRKEVDQMHHKWPNTTQYIVYFQNFTNTHASLDILKHRFEQVINEDGVVGLSIGTRPDCLPDDVVDYLAELNKRLYLWVELGLQTTFEETSQCINRAHDYKTYLDGVEKLRKHGINVCTHLINGLPGETYDMMMENVKRTVLDSDIQGIKLHLLHLMSNTKMEKDYLSGRLKLLTQEEYTTLTCDQLEIIPPEIIIHRLTGDAPREAIIGPMWSLKKWEVLNGIDKELEKRQTYQGIYNVRHGGKKNA from the coding sequence ATAAACGTGTTTACATATAAAAAAGGAGACTCAAAACGTTATTACACTTGGAATACTGCTCTTAGAGAAGTATTTAATGAAAAAGTCTTTAAAGTTCCAATTGATGGTGGCTTTGATTGCCCAAACAGAGATGGTACAGTCGCTCGAGGCGGCTGTACCTTTTGTAGTGTATCAGGTTCTGGTGATATGATTATCGCACCAAGTGATCCTTTACCTGTACAATTTCGTAAAGAAGTCGACCAAATGCATCATAAATGGCCTAATACTACACAATATATCGTGTATTTTCAAAACTTTACCAATACTCATGCTTCTCTTGATATCTTAAAACATCGCTTTGAACAAGTGATCAATGAAGATGGGGTCGTTGGTTTATCTATTGGGACTCGTCCTGATTGTTTACCTGATGATGTAGTAGACTATTTAGCCGAATTAAATAAACGATTATATTTATGGGTAGAACTTGGTTTACAGACAACCTTTGAAGAAACAAGTCAATGTATCAACCGAGCACATGATTACAAAACCTACTTAGATGGTGTTGAAAAACTTCGTAAACATGGTATTAATGTCTGCACTCATCTAATCAATGGGTTACCAGGTGAAACATATGACATGATGATGGAAAACGTCAAGCGAACTGTTTTAGATTCAGATATTCAAGGAATTAAGCTACATCTTCTTCATTTGATGTCAAATACAAAGATGGAGAAAGATTATCTTTCAGGGCGCCTGAAACTATTAACACAAGAAGAATACACCACATTAACCTGTGACCAACTAGAAATCATCCCACCTGAAATTATTATTCATCGTTTAACCGGAGACGCTCCAAGAGAAGCGATTATTGGACCAATGTGGAGTCTTAAAAAATGGGAAGTCTTAAATGGGATTGATAAAGAATTGGAAAAAAGACAAACCTATCAAGGAATCTATAATGTTAGACATGGAGGAAAAAAAAATGCTTAA
- a CDS encoding MDR family MFS transporter, with protein sequence MQQKRETNVKIITACVFIATFMTAVEGTIVSTAMPTIVGSLKGISIMNWVFSIYLLTNAMMTPIYGKLADKIGRKPIYLIGVFIFIIGSALSGMSQNMMQLIIFRAIQGIGAGSIVPVSLTIIADIYPVDKRAGVLGLNSAAWGIASIVGPLAGGFIVDALSWHWIFLINVPIGIMLMILVWIYLIEEKREVEKSPIDYMGSFYMITMLLSLLYGVQKINDGFNLITVIAFAIFILSLVLFVRTEKKAQDPVISLDLFKNRTFVLVNLIAALISGFLMGVEVYIPMWMQGVVGKSAALGGIVLAPMSVIWMFGSFAGGRAMKKWHHRLAIVISMLPILISSVFLTLVDKGTPYGLFLVFSGIMGIGFGMTMTLLTVLAQTSVSKQFTGVATSFFTLSRTIGQTIMISIFGLALNKTMDTQLESSMVPGATKDMMNELINPHTASGLPTELIGGLRDILYNSIHTVFFIGLLLVIASYVLNYFQEKESVKNTHIVN encoded by the coding sequence ATGCAACAAAAAAGAGAAACAAATGTTAAAATTATCACTGCTTGCGTATTTATCGCTACTTTTATGACAGCAGTGGAAGGGACCATTGTATCAACCGCTATGCCAACGATTGTTGGGTCATTAAAAGGCATTAGTATTATGAATTGGGTTTTTTCCATTTATCTATTAACCAATGCTATGATGACACCGATTTATGGTAAATTAGCAGATAAAATTGGGAGAAAACCGATTTATTTGATTGGAGTCTTTATTTTTATTATTGGTTCTGCTTTATCAGGAATGAGTCAAAATATGATGCAATTAATTATTTTTCGAGCGATTCAAGGAATTGGGGCAGGTTCTATTGTTCCAGTATCTTTAACCATTATTGCGGATATTTATCCAGTTGATAAACGAGCCGGTGTTTTAGGATTAAATAGTGCGGCTTGGGGGATAGCTAGTATTGTGGGGCCACTTGCGGGAGGATTTATAGTGGATGCTCTGAGTTGGCATTGGATTTTCTTAATCAATGTACCAATCGGTATTATGTTAATGATATTAGTATGGATTTACTTGATTGAAGAAAAACGCGAAGTTGAGAAAAGTCCAATTGACTACATGGGAAGTTTCTATATGATAACTATGTTACTGTCATTATTGTATGGTGTTCAAAAAATTAATGATGGCTTTAACTTAATTACCGTTATTGCTTTTGCAATTTTTATTCTCAGTTTAGTATTGTTTGTCAGAACAGAAAAAAAAGCACAAGATCCAGTTATTTCTCTTGACCTTTTCAAAAATCGCACCTTTGTGTTGGTTAATTTGATTGCGGCATTAATTAGTGGATTCTTAATGGGTGTTGAAGTGTACATTCCGATGTGGATGCAAGGAGTTGTTGGGAAATCTGCTGCACTAGGAGGAATTGTGTTAGCTCCTATGTCAGTTATCTGGATGTTCGGCTCATTTGCTGGGGGACGAGCGATGAAAAAATGGCATCATCGTTTAGCCATTGTCATTAGTATGTTGCCAATATTAATTAGTTCTGTTTTCTTAACATTAGTTGATAAAGGAACACCGTATGGACTCTTCTTGGTTTTCTCTGGAATTATGGGGATAGGATTTGGGATGACGATGACCTTATTAACTGTTTTAGCTCAAACCTCTGTTTCTAAGCAATTTACAGGTGTTGCCACATCATTTTTTACGTTATCTCGAACAATTGGACAAACCATTATGATTTCAATTTTTGGTTTAGCATTAAATAAGACGATGGATACACAGCTAGAAAGTAGTATGGTTCCAGGAGCAACAAAAGATATGATGAATGAGCTAATCAATCCACATACTGCATCAGGATTACCAACAGAGTTGATTGGTGGTTTACGTGATATTTTATATAATAGTATCCATACTGTTTTTTTTATTGGCTTACTTTTGGTGATTGCATCATATGTTTTAAATTATTTTCAAGAAAAAGAGTCAGTTAAAAATACCCACATCGTTAATTAA
- the metK gene encoding methionine adenosyltransferase yields MKERKLFTSESVSEGHPDKVADQISDAILDAILEKDPMARVACETSVTTGLVLVFGEITTSAYVDIQKVVRDTIKSIGYTRAKYGFDGDTCAVMVAIDEQSPDIAQGVDASLETRETSTSEEDLGAGDQGLMFGFAIDETPELMPLPIALSHRITQKLSELRKNDTLSYLRPDAKSQVTVEYDEEGNPLRVDAIVVSTQHDEDTTLEQIQKDVTELVIKEVIPSELLDDKTKYYINPTGRFVIGGPQGDSGLTGRKIIVDTYGGYARHGGGAFSGKDATKVDRSASYAARYIAKNIVAAGLATKCEVQLAYAIGVAQPVSISIETFGTSDYKESELIAAVRSLFNLSPTGIINMLDLRRPIYQKTAAYGHFGRDDEDFTWEKTDKVDELKQFLAK; encoded by the coding sequence ATGAAAGAAAGAAAATTATTCACGTCAGAGTCTGTATCGGAAGGACATCCTGACAAAGTAGCAGACCAAATAAGTGATGCGATATTAGATGCGATACTAGAAAAGGACCCAATGGCTCGAGTAGCTTGCGAAACAAGTGTTACAACAGGATTGGTCTTAGTATTTGGAGAAATTACCACAAGTGCTTATGTTGATATTCAAAAAGTAGTGAGGGATACAATAAAAAGCATTGGGTATACACGTGCAAAATATGGTTTTGACGGAGATACATGTGCCGTCATGGTTGCCATTGATGAGCAATCACCAGATATTGCACAAGGAGTTGATGCGTCACTTGAAACACGTGAAACCTCAACTAGTGAAGAAGATTTAGGTGCCGGAGACCAAGGATTAATGTTTGGATTTGCTATTGATGAAACACCAGAATTAATGCCTTTACCAATTGCTCTAAGTCATAGAATCACACAAAAATTATCAGAATTAAGAAAAAATGATACACTATCTTATTTACGTCCAGATGCTAAATCTCAGGTGACGGTTGAATATGATGAAGAAGGCAATCCATTACGTGTTGATGCGATTGTTGTGAGTACACAACATGATGAAGACACAACATTGGAACAAATTCAAAAAGATGTTACCGAGTTAGTCATAAAAGAAGTGATTCCAAGTGAATTACTTGATGATAAAACAAAATACTATATTAATCCAACTGGTCGCTTTGTTATAGGTGGACCTCAGGGAGATTCTGGTTTAACAGGTCGAAAAATTATTGTTGATACCTATGGAGGATACGCTCGCCACGGTGGTGGAGCATTTTCTGGAAAAGATGCGACAAAAGTTGACCGTTCAGCAAGTTATGCTGCCAGATATATTGCAAAAAATATCGTCGCAGCAGGTTTAGCGACAAAATGTGAAGTTCAACTTGCTTATGCCATTGGGGTAGCTCAACCTGTTTCGATTTCGATTGAAACATTTGGAACAAGCGATTACAAAGAATCAGAACTGATTGCTGCTGTGAGATCCTTGTTTAATCTATCACCAACTGGTATTATAAACATGTTGGACTTAAGACGTCCCATCTACCAAAAAACAGCTGCATACGGTCATTTTGGACGTGATGATGAAGACTTTACCTGGGAAAAAACAGATAAAGTGGATGAATTAAAACAATTTTTAGCAAAATAA
- a CDS encoding response regulator: protein MNVLIIEDDPMVAKLNEDFLKTIPTINIVGNYRTTQDAKKLLQEKRVEVILLDNYLPNETGIEFLAELRKENNQVPVILITAANDIETIQQALALGVIDYLVKPFTAERFLSSIQKVMNQKKLFSQLKYANQQNIDVLFNEHSTNSTSANFSLSNDLPKGLAKLTMEKVLEKINEETTSFSTEELAKKIGISRISTKKYLTFLVESNYLTEDIVYQEVGRPIIRYKRT, encoded by the coding sequence ATGAACGTTCTAATTATTGAAGATGATCCAATGGTAGCAAAATTAAATGAAGACTTTTTAAAAACTATCCCAACTATAAACATTGTAGGGAATTATCGAACAACACAAGATGCTAAGAAACTCTTACAAGAAAAAAGAGTAGAGGTTATTTTATTAGATAATTACCTACCCAATGAAACAGGGATTGAATTTTTAGCTGAATTACGCAAAGAAAATAATCAAGTTCCAGTCATTCTTATTACCGCAGCCAATGATATTGAAACCATTCAACAAGCTCTAGCACTTGGGGTAATAGACTACTTAGTCAAACCTTTTACCGCAGAACGCTTTTTATCATCCATACAAAAAGTTATGAACCAAAAAAAATTATTCAGTCAACTTAAATACGCTAATCAACAAAATATTGATGTCCTATTCAACGAGCACTCGACTAATAGCACATCTGCTAATTTTTCTTTAAGTAATGATTTACCTAAAGGCCTAGCAAAACTAACAATGGAAAAAGTATTAGAAAAAATCAATGAAGAAACTACTTCTTTTTCAACTGAAGAACTAGCAAAAAAAATTGGAATATCTCGTATTTCGACTAAAAAATATTTAACCTTTTTAGTTGAATCAAATTACTTAACAGAGGATATTGTGTACCAAGAAGTTGGGCGACCCATTATACGTTATAAAAGAACATAA
- a CDS encoding 2-hydroxyacid dehydrogenase → MTFKIACYGVRPNEVAYFNDLNKYNYDLTLIEELLTHDNIETAYNHDAVLLRGNCVADRENIEKMSEHGVKYVFTRTVGFNHIDLDAARDYHMEVARVPSYSPNAIAELSLTLAMMLLRHTSYMTMRTSHKNFIVDNTMFSKEIRNCKVGIIGTGKIGLTEAKLFAGLGATVLGYDIYENDAAKEILTYTDLNDLLAQSDIVSIHVPYIPGENDQMINAEFISKMKKGAILINTARGELQDNQAILEALKTNHLEGFGTDVFANEKDLFFKQFGEDQPLPDPTVEELISLYPRVLVTPHVGSNTDEALTNMIETSFENFHSVLESGKTANSVL, encoded by the coding sequence ATGACATTCAAAATAGCTTGTTACGGTGTACGACCAAATGAGGTAGCGTACTTTAATGATTTAAACAAATATAACTATGACTTAACATTGATTGAAGAATTATTAACACATGATAATATTGAAACAGCTTATAACCATGATGCAGTCTTATTACGAGGAAATTGTGTGGCTGATAGAGAAAACATTGAGAAAATGTCAGAACATGGTGTGAAATATGTCTTTACACGTACAGTTGGTTTTAATCATATTGACTTAGATGCAGCAAGAGATTATCACATGGAAGTGGCAAGAGTACCATCATACTCTCCTAATGCTATTGCTGAATTGTCATTGACTTTAGCTATGATGTTGTTAAGACATACTTCTTATATGACCATGAGAACAAGCCATAAAAACTTTATTGTTGATAATACCATGTTCAGTAAAGAAATTAGAAATTGTAAAGTGGGAATTATTGGGACTGGAAAAATTGGTTTGACAGAAGCGAAGTTATTTGCCGGATTAGGTGCGACAGTATTAGGATATGATATTTATGAAAATGATGCAGCAAAAGAGATTTTAACCTATACAGATTTAAACGATTTATTAGCACAATCTGATATTGTTAGCATTCATGTACCATATATTCCTGGTGAAAACGATCAAATGATTAATGCCGAATTTATTAGTAAAATGAAAAAAGGAGCTATCTTAATTAATACAGCTCGTGGAGAATTACAAGATAACCAAGCCATTTTAGAAGCGTTAAAGACAAATCATTTAGAAGGATTTGGAACAGATGTATTTGCTAATGAGAAAGATTTATTCTTTAAACAATTTGGTGAGGATCAACCTTTACCTGATCCAACAGTTGAAGAGTTAATTTCTCTCTACCCTAGAGTATTGGTTACTCCTCATGTAGGGTCAAATACAGATGAGGCTTTAACAAACATGATTGAAACAAGCTTTGAGAACTTCCATTCAGTATTAGAATCTGGAAAAACAGCTAATAGTGTTTTATAA
- the deoD gene encoding purine-nucleoside phosphorylase: protein MSVHIGAKQGEIADKILLPGDPLRAKYIAETFLEDPKCYNEVRGMLGYTGTYKGHKVSVQGTGMGMPSAAIYANELIREYDVKKLLRVGTCGAIRNDVHVRDLVLAQAAATNSAIIRKDFPTFDFPQIADFDLLTTAYDIAKEKGFNIHVGNVLSNDTFYSDDNSDVFKLGEYGVLGVEMEAAVLYYLAAKYNVQALALMTVSDHMITGEETTSEERQTTFNDMMIVGLETLIKEN from the coding sequence ATGAGCGTACATATTGGAGCAAAACAGGGAGAAATTGCAGATAAAATATTACTTCCAGGAGATCCATTAAGAGCGAAATATATCGCCGAAACATTTTTAGAAGATCCTAAGTGTTACAATGAAGTTCGTGGGATGTTAGGATATACTGGAACGTATAAAGGCCATAAAGTATCCGTTCAAGGAACTGGTATGGGAATGCCTTCAGCAGCTATCTATGCGAATGAATTAATTCGCGAGTATGATGTGAAAAAATTATTGCGTGTAGGAACATGTGGTGCGATTCGTAACGATGTACATGTGAGAGATTTAGTGTTAGCTCAAGCGGCAGCAACCAATTCTGCGATTATTCGTAAAGATTTTCCTACTTTTGATTTCCCGCAAATTGCTGATTTTGATTTATTAACGACAGCGTATGATATTGCTAAAGAAAAAGGATTTAATATTCATGTTGGAAATGTATTATCAAATGATACGTTTTACTCAGATGATAATTCAGACGTCTTTAAATTAGGTGAATATGGTGTGTTAGGTGTTGAGATGGAAGCAGCAGTACTTTACTATTTAGCAGCTAAATACAACGTCCAAGCTCTTGCTTTGATGACAGTGAGTGATCACATGATTACTGGTGAAGAAACCACATCAGAAGAACGTCAAACGACATTTAATGACATGATGATTGTTGGTCTAGAAACATTAATTAAAGAAAATTAA
- a CDS encoding sensor histidine kinase, translating to MQQKISQFMSRFSLRAIIIFIVLLTTLISLVLSSLYIEHYVVKNEYKHAKDKMSTIAKVFATDEQVKDALIQDKTSKDIQTLSLEVAAISNMDFIVVLDKELIRLSHPNPDVIGQPFSDLDDARKTLNGESHFSQKKGVLGDGIRFFVPVKDDNNHIIGVICAGITLNTLQGEINNLQAKITLILLIGLFVGIIGAIISSTAIKRILLGLEPQDISKLVQEKQWINDEINEGIIAINKDQEITLINQAAFNLLTSIDPSFRLIENEVIDPRLYTIFFKECFTLQHKQTDQELLLNTTTLIATISPIMVHDTFNGSVITFRDQSEMSQLIHTLSGSQQYIDALRAQTHEFMNKTHVIMGLIEQKKYDLVQDYIQQISHDYQKEVGHVTDIIKSPAIAGFILGKINEAKEQNVNLTLDPSSFLPDLTIDDTVHHTIQILGNLLDNAIDATKEEIIKNVNLLITYEMEGSILIIEVIDSGCGIQHTDVEKLFQKGFSTKGIGRGYGLHAIYRIVNEHGGLIDITNNDDIGATVYIELPLIE from the coding sequence ATGCAACAAAAAATTAGTCAATTTATGAGTCGGTTTTCATTAAGAGCCATTATTATATTTATCGTACTTCTAACAACACTTATTTCGCTAGTACTGTCTTCTTTATATATTGAACACTATGTTGTTAAAAATGAATACAAACATGCCAAGGATAAAATGTCGACCATTGCCAAGGTATTTGCTACAGATGAACAAGTAAAAGATGCTTTAATTCAAGATAAAACATCCAAAGACATCCAAACTCTTTCATTAGAAGTTGCGGCTATCAGTAATATGGATTTTATTGTTGTATTAGACAAAGAACTCATTCGATTATCTCATCCAAACCCTGACGTTATTGGACAACCCTTTTCTGACTTGGATGATGCTAGAAAAACACTTAACGGAGAATCTCATTTTTCTCAAAAAAAAGGAGTACTAGGAGATGGAATTCGTTTTTTTGTTCCAGTTAAAGATGATAATAATCACATTATAGGTGTTATCTGTGCTGGGATTACACTTAATACGTTACAAGGTGAGATTAATAACTTACAAGCTAAAATAACCCTTATTTTATTGATTGGGTTATTTGTCGGAATAATAGGTGCTATCATCAGTAGTACTGCCATAAAACGTATTCTGCTTGGATTAGAACCACAAGATATTTCTAAATTGGTTCAAGAAAAACAATGGATTAATGATGAAATCAATGAAGGTATCATTGCCATTAATAAAGATCAAGAAATTACTCTTATAAACCAAGCTGCTTTTAATCTATTAACTTCTATTGATCCATCATTTAGACTGATTGAAAATGAGGTGATTGATCCGCGATTATATACTATCTTTTTTAAAGAATGCTTCACTCTGCAACACAAACAAACTGATCAAGAATTACTACTAAACACCACAACTCTTATTGCAACCATTTCGCCTATTATGGTTCATGATACTTTTAATGGATCAGTAATCACTTTTAGAGATCAATCAGAGATGAGTCAACTGATCCACACACTAAGTGGAAGCCAACAATATATTGATGCTCTAAGAGCACAAACACACGAGTTTATGAATAAGACTCATGTTATCATGGGACTCATTGAACAGAAAAAATATGATTTAGTCCAAGATTACATTCAACAAATTAGTCATGACTACCAAAAGGAAGTTGGCCATGTTACTGATATCATTAAATCTCCTGCTATTGCTGGTTTTATTCTTGGAAAAATCAATGAAGCAAAAGAACAAAACGTTAATTTAACATTAGACCCTTCATCTTTTTTACCTGACTTAACCATCGATGATACTGTACACCATACTATTCAAATATTAGGTAATTTATTGGATAACGCCATTGATGCGACTAAAGAAGAAATAATTAAAAACGTTAATCTCCTAATAACCTATGAAATGGAAGGAAGTATCCTAATTATTGAAGTGATAGATAGTGGTTGTGGTATTCAACATACTGATGTTGAAAAACTCTTTCAAAAAGGATTCTCTACTAAAGGGATAGGAAGAGGATATGGTCTCCATGCCATTTATCGCATCGTCAATGAACATGGTGGTTTAATTGATATCACTAATAATGATGATATTGGTGCGACGGTCTACATAGAATTACCATTAATAGAATAA
- a CDS encoding purine-nucleoside phosphorylase: MSLSEKLAATSQYIKEKGVGAVDFGLILGSGLGELADEITDRVVIPYEDIPHFPVSTVVGHAGQLVYGTLSGKKVLAMQGRFHYYEGHSMQTVTFPVRVMKALGADSLIVTNAAGGVNTSFSPGDLMLITDQINFTGDNPLMGLNEEDLGPRFPDMSEAYNKAYGEVTKKVAQELSIHLQKGVYMGFSGPTYETPAEVRMARVMGADAVGMSTVPEVIVANHMSMKVLGITCVTNLAAGMQANLNHEEVVETTERVKADFKELVKRTLEKL, from the coding sequence ATGTCATTAAGCGAAAAATTAGCAGCAACATCACAATATATTAAAGAAAAAGGGGTAGGAGCCGTTGATTTTGGTCTTATCCTAGGATCAGGATTAGGAGAACTTGCTGACGAGATTACCGATCGCGTAGTTATTCCTTATGAAGACATTCCGCATTTTCCTGTATCAACAGTGGTAGGTCATGCAGGACAACTTGTTTACGGAACATTATCTGGTAAAAAAGTTCTAGCAATGCAAGGACGCTTCCATTATTATGAAGGTCATTCAATGCAGACTGTCACATTCCCAGTGAGAGTGATGAAAGCTTTAGGAGCAGATTCATTAATCGTAACAAATGCAGCTGGTGGCGTAAATACAAGTTTTTCACCGGGTGATTTGATGTTAATTACTGATCAAATTAACTTTACCGGTGACAATCCTTTAATGGGGTTAAACGAAGAAGATTTAGGTCCACGTTTCCCTGATATGTCAGAAGCTTATAACAAAGCATATGGTGAAGTAACGAAAAAAGTAGCACAAGAACTATCTATTCACTTACAAAAAGGTGTTTATATGGGATTCTCTGGTCCAACTTATGAAACACCAGCAGAAGTACGTATGGCACGTGTGATGGGTGCGGATGCTGTTGGTATGTCAACTGTCCCTGAAGTGATTGTAGCTAACCACATGTCAATGAAAGTATTAGGTATTACATGTGTGACAAATTTGGCTGCAGGTATGCAAGCTAACTTAAATCATGAAGAAGTAGTTGAAACAACAGAACGAGTGAAAGCTGATTTTAAAGAACTAGTGAAACGTACACTAGAAAAACTTTAA